From one Thermanaeromonas sp. C210 genomic stretch:
- the rpmJ gene encoding 50S ribosomal protein L36, giving the protein MKVKPSVKVICEKCKIIKRKGRVMVLCSNPKHKQRQG; this is encoded by the coding sequence TTGAAGGTAAAGCCGTCGGTGAAGGTCATATGTGAAAAGTGTAAGATCATCAAGCGTAAGGGCAGGGTCATGGTTTTATGTTCGAACCCTAAGCATAAGCAGAGACAAGGCTAA
- the rpsK gene encoding 30S ribosomal protein S11: MPRRGARTKRRERKHIESGVAHIKSTFNNTIITITDKNGNTVAWASAGTVGFKGTRKSTPYAAQLAAESAAKQAMEFGMKEVECYVKGPGAGREAAIRSLQAAGLEVSAIKDVTPIPHNGCRPPKRRRV, from the coding sequence ATGCCGCGGAGAGGTGCCCGCACCAAGCGGCGGGAGCGCAAGCATATAGAAAGCGGCGTTGCCCATATCAAATCAACCTTCAACAATACCATAATTACCATTACGGATAAAAACGGTAATACGGTGGCTTGGGCCAGCGCCGGAACGGTGGGCTTTAAGGGCACACGGAAGAGCACGCCCTATGCGGCTCAACTGGCAGCTGAATCGGCCGCCAAGCAGGCCATGGAATTCGGCATGAAAGAAGTAGAATGCTATGTTAAAGGCCCGGGAGCCGGGAGGGAGGCGGCCATTAGATCCCTGCAGGCAGCGGGACTGGAGGTAAGCGCCATTAAGGACGTCACACCCATTCCCCACAACGGTTGCCGCCCACCCAAGCGCCGTAGAGTCTAG
- the rpsM gene encoding 30S ribosomal protein S13 encodes MARIAGVDLPRDKRVEVALTYIYGIGRSRAKEILAGTGVNPDTRVKDLTEDEVARLRDFIDKNYTVEGDLRREVALNIKRLMEIGCYRGLRHRRGLPVRGQRTRTNARTRKGPRKTVGVRRKK; translated from the coding sequence ATGGCACGTATTGCGGGGGTAGACTTGCCGCGGGACAAGCGGGTGGAGGTGGCCCTAACCTATATTTACGGCATCGGCCGTAGCAGGGCTAAAGAGATCCTGGCCGGAACCGGGGTGAACCCGGATACTAGGGTGAAGGATCTGACCGAGGACGAAGTGGCCCGGCTGCGCGATTTCATCGATAAGAATTATACCGTGGAAGGGGATCTCCGCCGGGAAGTGGCCCTGAACATCAAACGCCTTATGGAGATCGGGTGTTACCGGGGATTAAGACACCGGCGGGGGCTGCCCGTGCGGGGACAGCGTACCAGGACCAACGCCCGCACACGCAAGGGTCCGCGGAAGACCGTAGGAGTCCGTCGCAAGAAGTAA